In Oncorhynchus clarkii lewisi isolate Uvic-CL-2024 chromosome 2, UVic_Ocla_1.0, whole genome shotgun sequence, one DNA window encodes the following:
- the LOC139418930 gene encoding tumor necrosis factor receptor superfamily member 11B-like gives MGSSAYRWVPPPIDGFFRLAMGSSLFAISFSWAFHEVPPPKYQHYDPLTSEFLLCDQCPPGTAVLTHCTAETPTACSPCPDRSFSEHWHWGDSCQYCTTVCKERQLVSQECNRTHDQLCECIPGYHLVVEFCIKHTSCPPGFGVTALGTPEIDTACEACPQGLFSSRMSAREPCVPHRNCSGLGLKTLRPGTPTQNTLCENEAEGSVLECSHHNTQCPTDVSLCEEAIFQSLASLRLSSVPLERLLESLPGKRVDRKSLEKLKKACSPQEQILLLLRLWREQNKDQVKLYGIIQGVNHCERKVSRCAGLKNLTLGDLMMVMKSLPGVRAHEEDIRAVVSSCRSQQYLLQLLHLWKNQNKDLDINKGLAHSLSRLRQQGAPRPLLRSIKKINRIISTSSIHKMYEKMFLNMIEDGTCFNTKPYNQ, from the exons atgggttcgtcCGCCTATCGATGGGTTCCTCCGCCTATCGATGGGTTCTtccgcctagcgatgggttcgtcC CTCTTCGCCATTTCCTTCTCCTGGGCGTTCCACGAGGTCCCACCCCCTAAGTACCAGCACTACGACCCCTTGACCTCTGAATTCCTCCTGTGTGACCAGTGTCCGCCCGGCACGGCCGTCCTGACCCACTGTACCGCCGAAACCCCCACCGCCTGCTCGCCGTGCCCCGACCGGTCCTTCTCAGAACACTGGCACTGGGGCGACAGCTGCCAGTACTGCACGACCGTCTGCAAGGAGAGACAGCTGGTCAGTCAGGAGTGTAACAGAACCCACGACCAGCTGTGTGAGTGTATCCCAGGCTACCACCTGGTGGTGGAGTTCTGCATCAAACACACGTCCTGTCCACCTGGCTTCGGCGTGACTGCTCTAG GTACACCAGAGATAGACACAGCGTGTGAGGCGTGTCCACAGGGCCTGTTCTCCAGCCGGATGTCTGCCAGGGAGCCGTGTGTGCCTCACAGGAACTGCTCTGGGCTGGGCTTGAAGACCCTCCGACCGGGGACccccacccagaacacactgtgtGAGAACGAGGCTGAAGGATCTGTCCTGGAGTGCTCCCATCACAACACACAGTGTCCCACTG acGTGTCGCTGTGTGAGGAGGCCATCTTCCAGTCTCTGGCGTCTCTCCGTCTGTCCTCCGTCCCCCTGGAGCGTCTCCTGGAGAGCCTGCCTGGGAAGAGGGTGGACAGGAAGAGTCTGGAGAAGCTTAAGAAGGCCTGCTCCCCCCAGGAGCAGATACTACTCCTGTTGAGACTCTGGAGAGAACAGAACAAAGACCAGGTTAAACTCTACGGCATCATTCAAG GTGTGAACCACTGTGAGCGTAAGGTGTCCAGGTGTGCGGGTTTGAAGAACCTGACCCTGGGTGACctgatgatggtgatgaagagTCTTCCAGGGGTCCGGGCCCACGAGGAAGACATCAGGGCCGTGGTCTCCTCATGCCGCTCCCAGCAGTACCTCCTGCAGCTCCTACACCTTTGGAAGAACCAGAACAAGGACCTGGACATCAATAAG GGACTGGCTCACAGCCTGAGCCGGCTCCGGCAGCAGGGGGCACCACGCCCGCTCCTCAGGAGCATCAAGAAGATCAACCGGAtcatctccacctcctccataCACAAGATGTACGAGAAGATGTTCCTCAACATGATCGAGGACGGGACCTGCTTCAACACCAAACCCTACAACCAATAG